The genomic interval AATagttaaacaaaaatgttttaaaataattggTCCAAAACGAAATGGTTTCAACATAATGCTTAATAAATTATTGTAATTTCCTTTTATGAAATTTCACACACATTCTTTTGAGTAAGTAATccaatatatgtttttttttatttggcataataatttcattttaacaATTGTTTCCTCTCACTCGAATTTGGGGCCCAAACAACTTGCAGCTGCGTTGCATCGACAATTCTATGTTTTCTTCTCTTTAGATTTAAAGAAGTTTCATTTGGCAGGAGCGCCGCCTCCGCTGCTGATTTATACCAGGACAATATGTGAAtctttggccaaaaagaaaagtgGCACTCGGCACTAAAGAGAGTTGGCAGAGAGAATACCCAAAACAGGAAAGAGAACATCAATTCAGGCAATTTACTGCCTCCTTGGCTATCGGTGCATTTTCCCAGAGCTGGACCGAAAATAATTTGAATGAAAACTCCATTACGGTTTCCTGGGAAAACCAGAGGGTGGTGGCGAGCTGGAGACTCGGCGTCGCCAGTGATTCACACAAAGTGACCGCAGAAGGAAGAATTGGGAGGCAGGCGGGAGTGGGAAAAGCAGGAAGCAATCCTTTCGACTGCTTAAGTGCACTTTAcacatttttcttttattccCTGCCAACTGGACCCCATAAATCTCATTTGGACCAAATTGTTTTTCATATCGTCTCGCTCctgtatttattttgcaatttgcatatttaatgaCACTTACATGGATGTTCTTCGTCCATATGCAAATAGACTTAATATTTAACCCTTCAAGGCggacataaaaaataatacatcTTACTAAAACATCATTGTGCGAtttgtaaaaatatatttgaatatatatatttatctacTTTTACTTTCTATACCAAAACTAATCGTTTTTGTTAGATTTAATTAGatcatatttaaattttagaatatacaaaatattatatattagaCTTATTTACTCGGCTAATAAAACTACATGAAATATGTACTGTTTAAAGTCCAGCTGAAACTAAAAAAGATACAGTCGCAGTGAAGGGGTTAATTGTGAGTCGCGTGGCCCAATGAAATGCGCATTAAGTTGGCTTAATAGTATTCAATTATGCCATGTACTTTTCGCAGGCACTGTGCAGGAATTCGCTGCTCATGCTGCTGTCCCTCTGATAAGACTTCTTGCGAAAACTTTGGCGCTTCGCTTAATTGCTGTCATTAAATTTATGCAGCTTTGCCAATCTTATCATAATCATGGCGAGGCTGACACACACATGCGTTGCCATGAGCACTAACTAGCAACACACCTCCGATTTTACCCTTTCCGATCTGCCACACCCCTTATTGCATTTCACAGTgcacacttgaataatttcaaCGCGGATTATACTAATTAAGCGCCTCACCAGCCGATTTGAATGGGGGTGTGGCAAAATCAGGGGTCTTAAGTCCCATTTCCACGGTCTTACTTCTCTGGTCATTTCGATGCATCCGCTGCAATATTCAAAATCATTATTCGCAGTAGGCCTTTTCGCTGGTACActgcataaaatgtaaatgcTAGTTTCTAAATGAAGTTTGCATATTCTAAGTGTCAAAATAAATAgtaaagttttattttatcacATATATTGAAGACACACCCATTACAAGCAAACTGTTGATATCGATCTATCTATTAAGTATCTATTTACTTCAAACATCCGCGACCGATGCTCATTTTGCCCCACTGTGCCAAAATGAAGATGCTGGGTGATTTATCCCACGTCATGTTGGCTTAAACAAATCATTTATATGCAGCGCTCGCAATTATTTGCACTTAATTGTGTGTTAAGTGCCCCAGACTGGGATGTTCGGTGTGCACATAGTAGATATgcgtatgtatatgtatttggCACGATGGCGATGTTGTTGGTGTCCTTGCTGGTTATTGCAGCGGAAGCGATGTCCGTTGATTGATATCGCATTCAGGCGTgttgaaaattatttgcaTTGATAATTCGCTGATTAATGTTTGCCACCGaatcatcagcatcagcaccaTCCCCATGCCCATCCTGGCATCCATTTCCGCACTCTCCTCAGCCAGGATACTCGCATATCCTGTCGCCGCGATTTTGGTCTGACTGCGTGTTATGTGATGCCATGTTGTGATGTAATATTGATGGCCTGTCCACCCGGTCGGTCGCTAGATCCTGATTTCGGCGCGGAGGGACTGGGAACTGTTTATTGGATTTGCTGAGGTTTTTGCGTTAATGCTGTAAACAATTAAGCGAAGCGTATTAAGTCGGATTTGGGTCGGAGCCATCGCCATTGCACTGCACTAACTAATTTATGTCGGCTTGTTTAAGGGATGAGTATTAAATGCATTCGATTCAAGTGATTTAAGTGCATTATTAAAGTTGAGTGAATCTTTAAATTCTGATTATACAAGTAAAAAATAACCGGCGAACAAGCGAATCTTAAAGTATTTTTGTAAGTAGTTTCTTCATAGAATTTAAGAGTTTCTTAAGTATTTATATAACTGCTATTTTCAGCTGCTCTTAACTATTCGAGCTGCACCTAATACAAATTCACTCCATTACGGATTACTTTTGAAAGAACTCACCAAACTCCATTTACAAATTCTAAACGAAAATTTGAAAATCATTAGGAAAACATCATAAATAACAAATCAGCTTATTAAGagctctgctgctgcttttgattcggtttttcattttccgttttccatTCGGCTTTGAATTAATCCACGGCAACCGGCGAGACTTGGCAGCATTagcaaggcaaacaaaagctTCCTGTGCGACATCCTTCCCTCGTCCCTTAAAAGGACGAACAGTTCAATTGGCAAAAGCGCTCTTTGCTAATTTATGGCGTTTTAATTCATATGCAAAATGACAGCGTGTGTgtttgctgatttttttttgcgaaCTTTCTTTTAATGTTgggtaaataataaaacatgtACGTATTACGACAAGGGGACTCGAAAAGGGGGAGGTAAATGCAAGAAGATAAGAGAATGGCAGGATTCTTCTTGGCTTGGGTCCTTGGGGTCGCCACAGTCAAGCGCACATATGAACTTAATTTTGGGCAGAAATCCAATAAAACTCCGCAGCAGGATGTCTTCACAaggaaattattttttattcatGCATTAAATTGTTTTGACTTTCGCCCGATAGAGATCAGCATGTCGTTCCTGGATTTTCTTTACGATTATTATTCTTTGGACCCCTCCCATTcacatttttcctttttcccgGTTCTGCCACATGCTAATCAAATTACAAGATATGTGTGCTCGGAATCACCTTGGATACCCCAGCAGCTGAATCATTTCCCAGACGGAATCACCTGATAGAAAATCGGAGAGGAGGCGGAGCATCGCCTGCAGCagaaatatcaaaaataatttgtttgaCAATAAAAGACgataaacattaaaattatgTGCAAGAGATTTTCCTTTTCTCGGCGATTTTTTATGTCTATGCTTaaaaaaaagctgaaaaaaaatatgatgATAAAAAGAAACGCGCAATTGCTCAATGGTGACTGAGGAATACtcttaaatatgttttttatttaagcatatacaaataatatatGAACGAAAGCGATGCCATTTATAAACTTAAAAGTAATGTTGTAATATGCAATAATCTtagatatttaaaaaaaatttgattAATATTAACCAATGAGAGTGGTCTACTCTAGAGCAGAGTATTTCCCAAATGGAACTCCGAGCtggaggcaaaaaaaaaaaaaaaaacagaagcgTTGTCATCCCAGTGGAAAGCATTTTCCCAGCTCATTCTCCCAACACCACCCCCATTTTCCGTTGATACTGGCCTGTGGGGGTTTTAAAGAGGGCAAAAGATATCTCTTATGATTAGTCCGCTAAACTCACTCGTAAATTTGTCAAATCGCTCAAGTTATGCGAATCGCATTTTTTCTCTTTATCTGCGGCATTTGCATAGCTCTGTTTCCtgcttttctattttttcccCAGAGACTGCTCCCTTGACCAgcattttatttgattattaaaTTAGATTTTTGTTGGCTGGCTTGGTTTTTACCAGTTCCTTTTGCACTTTGGCctcattaaatatttctaCGCCATTTTCCCttgttatttttgcacttttacAAAGGAGAAACATCAAAAAACGCGTGAAAAGTTTGGCCAACAGCGGAAAATATATTGCTAGAAAATTGCTTGCCAACTTTTTTATGCATCTGTATAcctacttttttttttctttgacAATTCCTTGCCATATTTCTGTGATTTTTCAAgcattatatatatgtatacgcAGGTATTTTTTTTACTTCTGATGCCAGAGCTAACGAAATCTCATTGTTTTTCCTTCCGCTCCTCCCGCCCTTTGCCTACGCTGTCTGCTGTTTGTTACAACTTTTCAATTGTTTGGCTTCTGTCATTACCTTTGACATGGCAATGGCAActtgtggttgttgtttttgccttttgaCTGTCGCCGCCTTTTGTCTTTCGCGCCTTTTGTCCGCGctttccccattttccgccCACCTCCTCCCACTTTGCATTCGCACTTTGATCTGCTGCACTTTCTGTATTAATTGTAATGATGAAGTGCAACCCATGTCGGTCCTTGAAATCGAACGGAAGTGGGTGGCAAAGCGGGTAGCTCCTGGTAACTTGCCTCTTATGGATATTTTCATAGGAGTGATGTGAAAATTATGTATATCCAAATATTGTCTTATGTCTTATGAAATCAATATATTGAATTAATCTTCGGCTTAGtaacttattattattactttgtGTGAATTGTTTAGAACGCTATATACACTTTTAAAACTAATTTGGGTAAAGCCTTTATAATTTCGCTCTCAAACTTACTAAAAAGCTGTTGACACACATGCTAACTTCCCCCATGAAAAGTAcaagctgcagctgcaacgtCATACCGAAAAACAAGTTGGAGTCTTACTTTCTATTTATGTTCGCTGAGTGCACTCAGGAATGCTTCTTCACCTTGACCCAGATTTGCTCATTCAACCCTTTGCAATAACATAAACAAAAGATGTAAGCAAATTGGCACCGATTCTAGGTCCCGTGGATTTTTCATTCGTGTTTTTCTCGTTCAGCATATGCAATTCCAAACGAAACGTGCTCAAAGATGCACCATATGCACTTTTTGCTCAAAGGGCGACCTTGAGCGAGGGGATTAAAGTCTTTGTGCTTAAAGCTACCCAGCTAGAGTTGCTACTTCTATTTACACTTAATAAAGCACACTAATGATGACCACAAATCCAACCCGAAGAACAACCAAATTGCAATGAATCTGCACTTGAGCACGttccaaaataaaaaccaacgGAGCTTGCAGGAAAAATAAGTGAACCACCACATTGCCCCCTTTCATTTGGGCTAAGGCAACtctaatatatttttaataatcttgttttctatatattttcgaGTTCCCTTTGAGCTCTACAAACATTACTTACCCTCGGGACAGAAGCGCAAAAATAAGGAAAAGCAATTGATTTGCTTAGTAAGTTTGTGTACATTCAATTAAGTTAAAAATGCCTCAAAAGGCACTCAAATTGCCAGATACCTAAGTATATGCTTGATGATATGGTTGTTTGTAGAAGATTTTTTTATAAGTGAGGGGTTTTGTTGAAGTAGATCAGACATCTTGGTACTTCTTAAGGagtttttctttaaaattaaaagaaatatataagATATTGAAACTttttgaatataaatataaatttggcaTATTTTTCTGTAATGAAGAGCATACCCAGTATCAAAAATTGCTACTATTAATTAGCTTTTCATTTATTCCATTCTATTGGCTTGGTTTAAGCAATTCATATCTGTTGCAAAGTTGAACAAATATAATTTACCAACTTCTAAAGCACCTCCACATACCACATACCCTCTAAAAGGCACAAGTAAATCTGTTGCTTATGTTGAAAAAATCCAAAACTGTTTGTTTACGGGTCACTTTACCATTCCTAACTCCACCCCATAGAAATCCCAGCTGGACGCACGAAAAACACACATGCACTTGAGCCTTTCACCGCTTTCTCCCGGAGAAAGGGTTGCCAAAGGATGAAGGATAGGATATCATGTGTGGACGCTCGAGCAAACAAAAGTGCAAATTCCCGGGGGGACATTTGATTGAATTCAGACAGTTAACCGTCCTCATAATGCGCAttttcaaaaagaaaaaaaatggaaatccTTTGGCTTCTGCTTATCTGCCTGgaagaaaaatatcaaaaaattttaaaatcgTCTTCAGGGGCTGGGGTACAGTTTATTTGGCAAATGGTATTTGTTCTTTGCCAGTTCTTGTCCTGATTGATATTATTATGGATCCGTCCGTTCATTGATTGATGGTGGACGGCGCTTAAAAGAATCTTCTATTTGGattttggaaaattaaaaagcgGCTTAGCATCAGTATTATACGCCATACAAAGCGTATTAAAAATGGAAAGTTGAAAGATTTCAGTCGTCTCCTTTTTTCAAGCCTCGCACAAAGGCAGATTTTAAAATCAGTCGGGTGGCGCCACGCGACATTTTTTCGCATGGATTGTATGAGTCCGGAAAAGCGGAATGAGAGAATTTCAGGAATTATTCAGTGTCCTTTGTGTGAGAAAACGACTTTGATCTCTACCGCCGGTAAACATTTCAATCTGTTTGGTTGAGGGGTAAAAGTGGCACTCATTTGAAGGTGGCAAAGTATTATCAACGATGATTAGGTCTATTATGACTAGCAACGGAGCGAAAGTTCTGAGTAAATTAGCAAGTACTATACATTTCTTTGTAAATGATTTtgaaatttacatttaataCTTCGTTGTCCTGTTTTTCGTTGTGTTAGCGTCCAATTTGAATTAAACTGTAGACGATAAGATTTAATTTGTTGGTTTATTTTGTTAAACCATAACCCAAGAACCAAGacaaaaaatctaaaaatagaggTTTTTCAATTGTTCATATCACCACTAGTTAAAAATGCttctttttcaatttaataatattttaatttcagtTGTATGCATGCCATTTGCTTTACTTAGCTTAAGTTACTTTAAATTGCTTAAAAGAATGTGTAGTTTGGAGTATTTATGTGTGTAAATATTTCTACTTTTGAACTTGTACTATGTTTATGCTCGTTACGCGAAGAGCGCCTTTACATCGATTTATTTAGCATGGATTCTTAGCCACATATTGCTTATATGAATAGATCTATAAACTAGATTGACACGTACACAGCTTATATATCGACGgcaaagtaaatataaaaatatgtttcaattttaaaaaatatatttccatAAATATTTGCTAAGTTTAAGAAGCACTCTACCTAGGAAGTTGAATCTTTTAAATTTCCCCATTAATAGACACCAAGAGAGTTGTTTGTAAAAAAGTTGTAACTATTTGTAGTTATAGCATGTAGAATAGGTTGGCTTATCAACTAAGTTGGTTTCGATTTGAAAACTAGCTGCTGCTTACAAAATTTTGCTTTATCTCTTCAGACAATTTTCCAATATATGTTTGGATTTTTCGTGCACTTATCCTTGCACTGGGCCGACCATCTACGAGAACCTAACTTATTCAGTTAAACAAGTAAAACTAACTTAAATAAGTTTACTAAACAAATACTTGGactgtatatttttttagCAAAATTATTTATCACATTTGCGCTTATCcaaagttttaaattttgttgtaTCCCGACGGATAAGAAACTATGTGCTTAATTTCCAGCAAAGAAAATACATGTATCAAAAGTTAATCTTGTTTTGGGGTTTTCCTTGGGAAATTGATTCACATTTCTCTGTCACTGTCTCGCTCATTCTCTCTCGAAATTTTCCGGCTGCGCTAGTTCTCACCAACGTAAAGTAATCACAAGTTGCGCTTTTAGGAGCCTTAGTTGGTGCTTAAGTtggttttcaaaatttttactGCGCCTGCGGTTGTATTTGAACAGTGGCCTTTAGTTTGCTGGATTTTCCGGATGACTTGTGCTGTAGGTAGAATTGCTTCAGGACCTTGCACATGGTGATGGCCAGGAATTTCCAGGCCAGCAGTTGCTCCTCGGCACTCGGAGGCGCAACTGGCTCACTTGTTGCTCCTGGTGGCGGGAGTTCCTCTGCTGCAGACGGAGGTCCTTCAAAGTCCACTTGATCATGTCCGGGGTCTATGGAGAAAGCCATGGGGCTATCGACTTGATCGCCACTGGGTTCCGATTTCGAGGTGTGCTCTTCTTCGAAAAATGGAATGGCCATATTTGAGTGTCTCAAAATGTTACGTAAATATGGCACTTGATAACTTCGATGTGTGGCAAGGTATTTCCTGATTTTCCAGATCTGAACTCTTGGCGAGTTGTAGTACGACTGAAGAGCTCAGCCAGCAGGACGCCCGTATTTATACCCGGGAAACGGCGGGAGAATTAGCAACCCTCTGTGCCCGCTTTCTCTCTTCCATCTTCCCTCCCTTTCTCCtacctctctctttctctttctctccCCCTCTCTTTGCTGACTATATCAACTTTCATCACGTGCAGTAAACGTTTCCTCAAACGGAATGCAGAGAGCGTCACACTTGTGGCATGCTACATACGTTTTACCATTACGTTACTTACCCCGCCGTTACGTTTGAAGCTCGAATTTTCAGGGGGTGGTTTTCCTAGGTTTTCGAACTAGGACAGGAAAGTTTTCGAAAACGAAACAAGACGAAATTGAGgggaaattatttatttttaggaaATCGAACTGAAAGTACCtctaataaattatttttatcagAATTAATCTTGTAACAAAAAGACGtagaattatatattatatatatttgtttttaaagcTAACATTTCTGAATTTTCGAAAAGCAAAGGGGAAGTAGTCGAAGTCCTTTACCAAAATTCGATGTGAGATTTTGCTTTGCCTTTTCTTCACTTTTCTTGCCTTGGCTTAGACGTGACCTTGACCAATTTCCTGTTGGCTTATTATTcctgtattttttttgtttgtttgccatgAGTGCGTGAGCCTGTTAATTGAATGTGTTTTAATTGTtgatacaaataaaatatagtaAGCTTATTCCACCTGAGTAATATTATGATACAATATTAAAATTCGTACTTGTGCTGTATAAGACTCCAAACTTCTCATCCGACTTTTCTATGACTTTAAGAAAATCAATTTACCAACCTACAACACACTATGACCCCAAGAACAATCGGTTAACATTTTGTGAACCGCATGCCAGGAATATTTTATAGAGCAAAGGAGTGTCTGTTGAATCCTTTTTACCCTCCGCCAAATCAATTCCACAAATCAACATAATCAACTTCTCGCCGTAAGTCCAAAATATAATGCACTCGCAGTCAAAAAACTTCTTTTGTTACCCACAGAATAAAATGGGTTTGGAGCAGCGCAGAATAAGAGAGCAAGCTGAAATAAGTGCcgtaaaaaatgtaaaaactTTTTTATAGTTGCtgcataaaaaatgtaaaataaaaacCCAACCGAAGAAATCTGCGAAGGAATGCATAACAAAAGAAAATCACCTTCGTGGGCGTGCAGGTGAGTGGGCGGGGTCCGATAATGATATCCCCGCGATGATAACCCCGAGAAATCAGAGGAAAAATCCATGATCTAATTTGCTAAACACTCGAGCGAAATCAGCGGGGTTCGGCGTATCACTACATACACACTCGTACCTGCAAAACTCACAGAAAGGCATTctcaaaagcaaaacaaagaaAAGAATTGTTTTCGCTTAAAAGAACATTCAAATGGAAATGTTCTGCTTGGCTCAACACAAACAACAAGTGCAGGCGCACACACAAACTGCATTTATTTAGTTAGcaaacaaaatagaaaaaaagggaaaaggagCAAAGGAGCAAAGTGGGATCCAAGGGAAGAAACGCATCGCATCGAAAGAGTGGCATTTGAGTACCCCAGACAGTCAGAcaatgcatatatatgtatgtacacccATATCTATAGGTATACGTATAAAAGTGAAGTGTGGCGGGGCATGTGCAACACACGAACAACGAAAAAGACGGCAGGAAAAAATTACAAGAAAGCACCCAGCACCCAGAAGAGCGAGTTTCAAGACGAGAGTGATGAAAGGATACCCTATTCTCAAGGGTAATAATTATGAAGGAATGCTTTGATATGCTAACATTAGATTATACTTATTAATACAGCTTAGTTACTTTTGAATGATCTAAAGGCCGCACGTAAATTGATAAAAACAAGTCTTAGATTTTAcaaacattttatattttgtactTATCGCTAATCAAAGATTTTTCcaaatatcaacacattttttgaTGTTGAAAAGATAGCCAATTTTAATGTTGTTTTTGCACATTTTAGTCACTTGACTCTTTGATATATtgttaattgaaaatatattttttgaagcAGCAGCATACTCTTAACTTCGATGACACCTTAACATTACATTCGTTTTTCCTGCGAGTCtccatttttccattttcggATTAATTTCCCAAAGTCTCCGCATTGTATCCAACTTATTGCCAATCGGTAACAGCCATTATAGGGTATTTACCTTTCCAGAACGGATACAACAGAAATTGCAGCATAAAACGCTGCGTCGTTCTCGTCGCAGGGGCACTTTGTTGCcttctgtgtgtgtttggctGTCAGATtgatattaaattatatacctTATTATCATTGCagtgtttgcttttttttttttttgtttgccagccatgtcagagggggcgtggcaagtcGTGTTTATTTACAGCTGGCAACAATTGTTGCTGAAATGCATTTCACTTTGGCGCACTTTGGAGGATGCACCTCAAGTCAAAGTCAAAGCCAGGACACTTCACATGTGGTTCCCCATTCTGCATTTATGGGTgcgttctgttctgttttgttttcttgtgTAAACTGTTATTTTTCAAGGAGGTGGAAGGATACAAGAGCTTTATGCTTGATGGCTGCGCCCAAGTGACATTAAATGGCATCCACATCCTTCGGCTTCCGTCTCGCTCTCTTCATATCCCTGCCGTAAAGTGACTAAAGTGGCAGCTTAAAGTTCCCCTGCATTTTAAAGATTTCCCATTCAGATGGcgtataaaatatttatatttccagCTATTTACGcatttttcctttatattggccatcaaaataaattgaagTAATTTTAGTTCGATGCGCAAACTAAATGGGATTAAAGATTCGATTGTTGATTGCCTGGGCagctttatttgtttatttgctttggcTTTATGGGCGGTAGAATGCAATAAACAAGTCTAAACCTTAGTTTTTCAATTCGTCAACGAATATGCGGACTAATTTATGCTTCAGTTGATTTAAATACGTTTAGGATAGGATTGCTGATGCAATTCTTTGAAGTTGGTACAGGTTACTGTGCTAAATAGTAACTATGATTTATGACTTTAATCCCATTTTAAAGAATATAACAATCCCTTTTAAACGACTTTTAGAGCTgcattatatttattttttaaatcataCAAGATCATTTCACGAGTTAATTACCCCAGACCAAAACATTCGGTTTGTAGCAGTCTCATCTACCAAAAACTGATGGCTAATCGCCTTCATTGTCTACTTCCAACCAAAAGTGCTGCACTAATTAACAAATTGATttatggaaatgaaaatgacaAGTCTCCGGGGACAAGAACGCAATCATCAGAGTAGAGTCGAAAATCTCtcatatgcaaatattttggcaaaaaacaaaGCGGCAACAAAAATGAGGAACAACCACCCTACGGATGGTCGAAAAACTTTGACTCTGCGGTTAAATCTGGAACTCATCCACCGCAGACAGACATTTAATTAAGGTGTCTTCATGGTTACAATCTCTGGCTGAATTCGAGTGGCAAATGAGTCTAATTAATAACGAGGCATTTGCAGCATAATTCATTTGGCAGATCCAAACGCTTCTTTTCTAAGCGACGAAGTTGCGAAACTTTATTTTGGGGATGAGTAATTATTTCGAAGCAGATGCGAGTACAGATGCTTTCGGAAAAAGCATGCggaatatttatttcaatatatttttgtgttttttaaatcTGAAAATAATTACTTAGAATAAATTGGGTTCAAAAAAGTCAAATATTTCTTGGGTTGTGGCCACATTTggtcatttatttttttttttttaatttttccttACCCAAAAACTTTTCCCCTTTGCGTCAGACTATTTTTCTTTGTGGTGTTACCATTTTGATGACTTAAGCTAGGCGTCTGACTTGAATTTATTGCCGGGGTGATATGTTTGTGCCTTAGTCCACcgtaatttatgcaaattatttaGCACTTTCCGCCATCCACATTCCCTGGACACTACAATTAATTTCCAGGTTCAATCATGT from Drosophila mauritiana strain mau12 chromosome 3L, ASM438214v1, whole genome shotgun sequence carries:
- the LOC117139976 gene encoding uncharacterized protein LOC117139976, encoding MAIPFFEEEHTSKSEPSGDQVDSPMAFSIDPGHDQVDFEGPPSAAEELPPPGATSEPVAPPSAEEQLLAWKFLAITMCKVLKQFYLQHKSSGKSSKLKATVQIQPQAQ